A portion of the Micromonospora vinacea genome contains these proteins:
- a CDS encoding S8 family serine peptidase, with translation MPQPNADRTGRARYGVSMLAAVALTAAGLTSLPASASAAPASSGPTARYLVQLAEEPLATYTGGVPGIAATKPADGAKLNRTSGNANAYRNHLRQQRRSVLDHVGVPAERTRVTMETAFNGFAADLTGPQAARLRATKGVRAVYESQKVHAATSHTPDYLGLTGKGGVWKKEFGGDSHAGEGVIIGVIDSGYWPESASFAPLPSPRPDQAVIDAKWKGTCDVGVEAPVTCNNKVIGARWYNDSGIAEAFPDDYSSPRDRNGHGTHTASTAAGIHGVRATSGTQDLGMISGMAPAARLAIYKALYDNGAGGATGTDIDIVHAIDDAVADGVDVINYSIGDDTERFGAVDATFFNAAAAGVFVAAAAGNSGPFANTVDNSTPWLTTVAASTTDRQNTRKLTLGNGTTIAGVGMGETGVGPARLVFAKDSAIDPDGAYGAGLCADDTLDPAKVKGAIVLCLRGEIPRTDKSIEVARAGGVGMVLYNEELNSLNADVQAVPTVHINEVDLATVTAYVAKGNATATISPSTLETVEAPAVAAFSSAGPSNLNAGELLKPDISAPGQDIVAAFSPSIGGNDFALESGTSMAAPHIAGIAALLLAKHPGWSPAAVRSALMTSAVDKTDKGNPIKIGTYDATPLNYGAGQVEPGSAFDPGLVYDSNQQDWIQYLCGVSADRGSDYGLGDLDGCDTTGAIDTAQLNYPSISLGRMVGKQTVTRTVTNVSDKTSTYSSSVQAPPGYKVKVTPKKLQIRPGKSARFTVEVTNTGGAFDTWADGSLTWRDQFKHAVRSPLVVHNSGLVAPDAITGKGTFGSVRIAAEVGYQGQLISQLSGLTSGTSNVVTLKGDGPSWDWSTSNNLPVPLPESISRTTLHVPAGTRSPLVQVTSERPTCSHIDWDDEEGVMECTEFSLNVYDKFGKFVTATASGRDGAKVTLPDGAGDYIVVVEQEFTENIEDGANAYTVTSYLPGAPGTSTGRFTIDPKQRSVQPGATANLTVRWFGLAPGQRYLGVLEFRNGDGSLKTVPVTVQS, from the coding sequence GTGCCACAACCGAACGCAGATCGGACCGGACGGGCCAGGTACGGGGTCAGCATGCTGGCCGCCGTGGCGCTGACCGCGGCCGGCCTGACCAGCCTGCCCGCCAGCGCGAGCGCCGCGCCGGCCAGTAGTGGACCGACCGCCCGCTACCTCGTCCAGCTCGCCGAGGAGCCGCTGGCCACCTACACCGGCGGGGTTCCCGGGATCGCGGCGACCAAGCCGGCCGACGGGGCCAAGCTGAACCGCACGTCGGGGAACGCCAACGCGTACCGGAATCACCTGCGCCAGCAGCGTAGGTCGGTGCTGGACCACGTCGGTGTGCCGGCCGAGCGCACCCGCGTCACCATGGAGACCGCGTTCAACGGCTTCGCCGCCGACCTGACCGGGCCGCAGGCCGCCCGGCTGCGCGCCACCAAGGGTGTCCGAGCGGTGTACGAGAGCCAGAAGGTGCACGCCGCCACCTCACACACCCCCGACTACCTGGGCCTGACCGGCAAGGGTGGGGTGTGGAAGAAGGAGTTCGGTGGTGACTCCCACGCCGGTGAGGGCGTGATCATCGGGGTCATCGACAGCGGCTACTGGCCGGAGAGCGCGAGCTTCGCACCGCTGCCCAGCCCTCGCCCCGACCAGGCCGTCATCGACGCCAAGTGGAAGGGCACCTGCGACGTCGGCGTCGAAGCACCGGTGACCTGCAACAACAAGGTGATCGGGGCGCGCTGGTACAACGACAGCGGCATCGCCGAGGCGTTCCCCGACGACTACTCCTCGCCGCGCGACCGCAACGGCCACGGCACCCACACGGCGAGCACCGCGGCCGGCATCCACGGTGTGCGGGCCACGTCGGGCACCCAGGACCTGGGCATGATCTCCGGCATGGCGCCAGCCGCGCGGTTGGCGATCTACAAGGCTTTGTACGACAACGGTGCCGGCGGAGCGACCGGCACCGACATCGACATCGTGCACGCGATCGACGACGCGGTCGCTGACGGCGTCGACGTCATCAACTACTCGATCGGTGACGACACCGAGCGGTTCGGGGCGGTCGACGCGACGTTCTTCAACGCGGCCGCCGCCGGGGTGTTCGTCGCCGCCGCCGCCGGCAACTCCGGCCCGTTCGCCAACACCGTCGACAACTCGACGCCCTGGCTGACCACTGTGGCCGCGAGCACGACCGACCGGCAGAACACTCGCAAGCTCACCCTCGGCAACGGCACCACCATCGCCGGTGTGGGCATGGGCGAGACCGGTGTCGGGCCGGCCCGACTGGTCTTCGCGAAGGACAGCGCGATCGACCCGGACGGTGCCTACGGTGCCGGCCTCTGCGCCGACGACACGTTGGATCCGGCCAAGGTCAAGGGCGCGATCGTGCTCTGCCTGCGCGGCGAGATCCCGCGTACCGACAAGAGCATCGAGGTGGCGCGGGCCGGCGGGGTCGGCATGGTGCTGTACAACGAGGAACTGAACTCCCTGAACGCCGACGTGCAGGCCGTGCCGACAGTGCACATCAACGAGGTCGACCTGGCCACCGTGACCGCGTACGTCGCCAAGGGCAACGCCACGGCGACCATCTCGCCGAGCACGCTGGAGACGGTCGAGGCGCCCGCGGTCGCCGCGTTCTCCTCGGCCGGACCGTCCAACCTCAACGCCGGTGAGCTGCTCAAGCCGGACATCAGCGCGCCCGGCCAGGACATCGTCGCCGCGTTCTCCCCGTCCATCGGCGGCAACGACTTCGCCCTGGAGTCGGGCACCTCGATGGCGGCGCCGCACATCGCCGGCATCGCCGCCCTGCTGCTGGCCAAGCACCCCGGTTGGTCGCCGGCGGCGGTCCGCTCGGCGCTGATGACCAGCGCGGTCGACAAGACCGACAAGGGCAACCCCATCAAGATCGGCACGTACGACGCGACTCCACTCAACTACGGCGCCGGCCAGGTCGAGCCGGGCAGCGCCTTCGACCCGGGCCTCGTGTACGACTCCAACCAGCAGGACTGGATCCAGTACCTGTGCGGGGTGTCCGCCGACCGCGGCAGTGACTACGGGCTCGGTGACCTGGACGGCTGCGACACGACCGGCGCGATCGACACGGCACAGCTCAACTACCCGTCCATCTCGCTGGGCCGGATGGTGGGCAAGCAGACGGTGACCCGTACGGTCACCAACGTCAGCGACAAGACCAGCACCTACTCCTCGTCGGTGCAGGCCCCGCCGGGCTACAAGGTCAAGGTCACCCCGAAGAAGTTGCAGATCCGCCCGGGTAAGAGCGCCCGCTTCACCGTTGAGGTCACCAACACCGGCGGCGCGTTCGACACCTGGGCCGACGGTTCGCTGACCTGGCGCGACCAGTTCAAGCACGCGGTACGCAGCCCGCTGGTCGTGCACAACTCCGGGTTGGTGGCCCCCGACGCCATCACCGGCAAGGGCACCTTCGGCAGCGTCCGGATCGCCGCCGAGGTCGGCTACCAGGGTCAGCTGATCTCCCAGCTCTCCGGCCTGACCTCGGGCACCAGCAACGTGGTCACACTGAAGGGCGACGGCCCGAGCTGGGACTGGAGCACGTCGAACAACCTGCCGGTGCCGCTGCCCGAGTCGATCAGCAGGACCACACTGCACGTGCCGGCCGGAACCCGCAGCCCACTCGTCCAGGTGACGTCCGAGCGGCCCACCTGCTCCCACATCGACTGGGACGACGAGGAGGGGGTGATGGAGTGCACCGAGTTCAGCCTCAACGTCTACGACAAGTTCGGGAAGTTCGTCACCGCCACGGCCAGCGGCCGGGACGGCGCCAAGGTGACGCTGCCGGACGGTGCCGGGGACTACATCGTGGTCGTCGAGCAGGAGTTCACCGAGAACATCGAGGACGGCGCGAATGCGTACACGGTGACCAGTTACCTGCCGGGTGCGCCGGGCACGTCCACCGGCCGGTTCACCATCGACCCCAAGCAGCGCAGCGTACAGCCGGGCGCGACGGCGAACCTGACAGTGCGCTGGTTCGGTCTCGCCCCGGGTCAGCGCTACCTCGGCGTGCTGGAGTTCCGCAACGGTGACGGGTCGCTGAAGACCGTGCCGGTCACCGTCCAGTCCTGA
- a CDS encoding HNH endonuclease signature motif containing protein: MVEELAQADDAVAACIDAPAWALPERELIAALDAAYRLQQRLAAVTLTLIREVDGRGTARTHGASNTAVWLRERLRLTVPAARRLIDLATALDTGNPGIRQALADGAITLDQARVIADTVDTMNTSADAETADKAVGVLVGWATQFDPTHLRKLGTRILDHVAPDIADAAAQAALDAEARRATHDRHLTLSEQTDGRLRLTGTLDAETAGLLRAAIGPLTTPSGPDDTRSPGQRRHDALTDICRLTLRTGELPDSGGDPAQIVITTTYDELTRQLSSGTLDTGLSLTPEAVRRLACDATLLPAVLGSASQPLDVGRQRRLITGPLRRALVLRDRGCVFPGCDRPPRWCDAHHIHHWADGGTTSLANAVLLCGHHHRHLHHSDWAVQLGNDGHPEFIPPAWLDPEQLPRRNHYHRRT; this comes from the coding sequence ATGGTCGAGGAGTTGGCGCAGGCAGACGACGCGGTCGCGGCCTGCATCGACGCCCCCGCCTGGGCCCTGCCGGAACGGGAGCTGATCGCCGCGCTCGACGCCGCGTACCGCCTTCAGCAACGCCTCGCCGCCGTCACCCTCACCCTTATCCGCGAGGTCGACGGGCGCGGCACCGCCCGCACCCACGGCGCCTCCAACACCGCGGTCTGGTTACGCGAACGACTGCGACTGACCGTTCCCGCCGCCCGCCGCCTGATCGACCTCGCCACCGCCCTCGACACCGGCAACCCCGGCATCCGACAAGCGTTGGCTGATGGCGCCATCACCCTGGACCAGGCCCGGGTCATCGCCGACACCGTCGACACCATGAACACGTCGGCCGACGCCGAGACCGCCGACAAAGCGGTCGGTGTGCTCGTCGGCTGGGCCACCCAGTTCGACCCCACCCACCTCCGCAAACTCGGCACCCGCATCCTCGACCACGTCGCCCCCGACATCGCCGACGCCGCCGCCCAAGCCGCCCTCGACGCCGAAGCACGCCGCGCCACCCACGACCGCCACCTCACCCTCTCCGAGCAGACCGACGGCCGACTCCGACTCACCGGCACCCTCGACGCCGAAACCGCCGGCCTGCTCCGCGCCGCCATCGGCCCACTGACCACCCCGTCCGGACCGGACGACACCCGATCCCCCGGACAACGCCGCCACGACGCCCTCACCGACATCTGCCGACTCACCCTCCGGACCGGCGAACTGCCCGACAGCGGCGGCGACCCCGCGCAGATCGTCATCACCACCACCTACGACGAACTAACCCGGCAACTGAGCAGCGGCACCCTCGACACCGGCCTCAGCCTCACACCCGAGGCCGTGCGTCGACTCGCCTGCGACGCGACCCTGCTGCCCGCCGTCCTCGGCAGCGCCAGCCAACCCCTCGACGTCGGCCGACAACGCCGCCTCATCACCGGCCCACTGCGCCGCGCCCTCGTACTCCGCGACCGCGGCTGCGTCTTCCCCGGCTGCGACCGCCCACCCCGCTGGTGCGACGCCCACCACATCCACCACTGGGCCGACGGAGGCACCACCAGCCTGGCCAACGCCGTTCTCCTCTGCGGCCACCACCACCGACACCTGCACCACAGCGACTGGGCCGTCCAACTCGGCAACGACGGCCACCCCGAATTCATCCCACCCGCCTGGCTCGACCCCGAACAACTCCCCCGCCGCAACCACTACCACCGACGAACATAG
- a CDS encoding winged helix-turn-helix transcriptional regulator has protein sequence MEDLRDDRDSWTSENCSVARAMDIVGSRSTVLIMREALLGTRRFDDFVRRVGVGEPAMAARLKEMVTAGLLERIPYREPGQRTRHEYQLTRKGRELLPVITALRNWGDTWAATDTGPSIVATHHDCGEPIRAVLRCAAGHEIADGDIDIIAGPGLVRRD, from the coding sequence ATGGAGGACCTACGAGACGATCGCGATTCCTGGACGAGCGAGAACTGCTCGGTGGCCCGGGCGATGGACATCGTGGGCAGCAGGTCGACGGTCCTGATCATGCGCGAGGCCCTGCTGGGCACGCGCCGCTTCGACGACTTCGTCCGCCGGGTCGGCGTCGGCGAGCCCGCCATGGCCGCCCGACTCAAGGAGATGGTCACCGCCGGGCTGCTCGAACGAATCCCCTACCGGGAGCCCGGGCAGCGCACCCGCCACGAGTACCAACTCACCCGCAAGGGCCGCGAACTCCTGCCCGTCATCACCGCACTGCGCAACTGGGGCGACACCTGGGCCGCCACCGACACCGGCCCGTCCATCGTCGCCACCCACCACGACTGCGGCGAGCCCATCCGCGCGGTGCTCCGCTGCGCCGCCGGCCACGAGATCGCGGACGGCGACATCGACATCATCGCCGGCCCCGGCCTCGTCCGGCGCGACTGA
- a CDS encoding MFS transporter — translation MTLIAMCLGAMITFLQITATVSALTTIQRDLRVDPTTVVWIPSAYTLMVASVVLSAATLGSRYGRKRMFGAGVVAMIVGAAVVAGAPTVAWVIVGQLVAGLGGALILPNSLAILGATFTDPHRRTEVITAWSAASGIGLAIGPLIAGFLLRNYQWHSVYLSTIALGLVTLVVAIVGVAESQPSPARLDVPGLLLGTVAIAAAVYALIQGGKVGYTSPVVSVAWVVAVVALVAFVFVELRTGAPMLDVRLFRSASFSAVMVVGAVSLFGFTGVAILLVLFHERAQALSPLDTGWRMLVLFGAYVLVAFGAGRAIRRTGFKAPLTLGLVLGAVASFALANQGPTTSFGDRWALFALFGAASGLVVAPATAAALASVAPAQAGMASGAVNAARQVGSVLGSSVLGTLLTTTMVADLPDRLAAHQVGEPTRTAVRAAVASGANSDQPLPDPVRAAIAEALTSGVQAGLRINGVVFLVTAVLALTLIRNRPHQH, via the coding sequence GTGACCCTGATCGCCATGTGCCTGGGCGCGATGATCACGTTCCTGCAGATCACCGCGACGGTCTCCGCGCTGACCACGATCCAGCGGGACCTGCGGGTCGACCCGACCACGGTGGTCTGGATCCCCAGCGCCTACACCCTGATGGTGGCGAGCGTCGTGTTGTCCGCGGCCACCCTGGGCAGCCGCTACGGGCGTAAGCGCATGTTCGGTGCCGGGGTCGTGGCGATGATCGTCGGCGCAGCCGTCGTGGCCGGCGCTCCGACAGTCGCGTGGGTGATCGTCGGGCAGTTGGTCGCCGGCCTCGGTGGGGCCCTGATCCTGCCGAACAGCCTGGCGATCCTCGGCGCGACCTTCACCGACCCGCACCGACGGACCGAGGTGATCACCGCCTGGTCGGCGGCGTCCGGCATCGGGCTCGCGATCGGCCCGCTCATCGCCGGCTTCCTGCTGCGGAACTACCAGTGGCACAGCGTCTACCTGTCGACGATCGCGTTGGGCCTGGTCACTCTCGTCGTCGCCATCGTCGGGGTGGCCGAGTCCCAGCCGAGCCCCGCCCGACTCGACGTGCCCGGCCTGCTGCTGGGCACCGTCGCCATCGCGGCCGCCGTCTACGCGCTGATCCAGGGCGGCAAGGTCGGCTACACCAGTCCGGTGGTGTCAGTGGCCTGGGTCGTCGCTGTCGTCGCACTTGTCGCGTTCGTGTTTGTCGAACTGCGGACCGGCGCGCCGATGCTCGACGTACGGCTGTTCCGGTCCGCGTCGTTCAGCGCCGTCATGGTGGTCGGCGCGGTGTCGCTGTTCGGTTTCACCGGCGTGGCGATCCTGCTGGTCCTCTTCCACGAACGCGCCCAGGCGCTCAGCCCGCTGGACACCGGTTGGCGGATGCTGGTGCTCTTCGGCGCCTACGTGCTTGTCGCCTTCGGTGCCGGGCGGGCGATCCGTCGTACCGGATTCAAGGCGCCGTTGACCCTCGGCCTGGTCCTCGGTGCGGTGGCCAGCTTCGCGCTGGCGAACCAGGGGCCGACCACGTCGTTCGGTGACCGCTGGGCGCTGTTCGCGTTGTTCGGCGCGGCCAGCGGTCTGGTGGTGGCCCCGGCGACGGCGGCGGCGTTGGCCAGCGTCGCGCCCGCCCAGGCCGGCATGGCCTCCGGCGCTGTCAACGCCGCCCGCCAGGTCGGCTCGGTGCTCGGCTCGTCAGTGCTCGGCACGCTCCTCACCACCACGATGGTCGCCGACCTGCCGGACCGGCTCGCCGCGCACCAGGTCGGCGAACCCACCCGTACCGCAGTGCGGGCGGCGGTGGCCTCCGGCGCCAACAGCGACCAACCGCTGCCCGACCCGGTCCGGGCGGCGATCGCCGAGGCCCTGACCTCCGGTGTGCAGGCCGGGTTGCGGATCAACGGCGTCGTCTTCCTCGTCACCGCCGTGCTGGCGCTCACCCTCATCCGCAACCGGCCCCACCAGCACTGA
- a CDS encoding RidA family protein, with the protein MNLTLDNPATVAAPFGDRFAHVARLDLPGGALLMLSGQVGVDDAGAVVAPGDVRMQSERIFELIGALLAAHGATFADVLHVRTFMTDLGDLAGYADVRNRYFGQTRPASTTVEVSRLFLDGAVLEVEVTAAVNTG; encoded by the coding sequence GTGAACCTGACCCTGGACAACCCCGCGACCGTCGCCGCGCCGTTCGGCGACCGGTTCGCGCACGTCGCCCGCCTCGACCTGCCGGGGGGCGCGCTGTTGATGCTCTCCGGTCAGGTCGGGGTGGACGACGCCGGCGCGGTGGTCGCACCCGGCGACGTGCGGATGCAGTCCGAACGGATCTTCGAGTTGATCGGCGCGCTGCTCGCGGCACACGGTGCCACCTTCGCCGACGTGCTGCACGTCCGGACGTTCATGACCGACCTCGGCGACCTGGCCGGCTACGCGGACGTCCGCAACCGCTACTTCGGGCAGACCAGGCCCGCCAGCACCACCGTCGAGGTGAGCCGGCTCTTTCTCGACGGCGCGGTGCTGGAGGTCGAGGTCACCGCGGCCGTGAACACGGGTTGA
- a CDS encoding NAD(P)-dependent oxidoreductase, translated as MEPCSATARKTWSAFSCIVTCSRSMATMHNRRWWHDSPPPSVGDMNKIALLGTGTMGTAIGRRLLATGHRLTVWNRTSARAAPLVDAGARAAGSPAETVRDADVVITMLTDAVAVRHTLVDSGAALALRPGTPVIEMSTIGPRAVAELATLLPPGVPLVDAPVAGSAEAAETGRLVVLAGGEEAVVERIAPLLGTLGTVRRCGGSGRGAALKLVLNTALITAVTAVADALAVADAVGVDRRTALEALATGPLGGAVARATATDAAFAAALAAKDARLALDVLGDAPAPLLRAAASALAAARHPEGDIARLTDTAAAEES; from the coding sequence ATGGAGCCGTGCTCGGCGACGGCGCGGAAGACCTGGAGCGCGTTCAGCTGCATCGTGACATGCTCCCGCAGCATGGCAACGATGCATAACAGGCGCTGGTGGCATGACTCCCCGCCCCCTAGCGTTGGTGATATGAACAAGATCGCCCTGTTGGGTACGGGCACGATGGGCACCGCGATCGGCCGTCGGCTGCTGGCCACCGGCCATCGGCTCACCGTCTGGAACCGCACGTCCGCCCGCGCGGCGCCGCTCGTCGACGCCGGGGCGCGAGCCGCCGGCAGCCCAGCCGAGACGGTCCGCGACGCCGACGTGGTGATCACCATGCTCACCGATGCGGTCGCCGTCCGGCACACGCTTGTCGACTCCGGTGCGGCACTGGCGCTGCGGCCGGGCACCCCCGTGATCGAGATGTCCACCATCGGTCCCCGGGCCGTGGCCGAACTGGCCACCCTGCTGCCGCCGGGAGTACCGCTGGTTGACGCTCCGGTCGCCGGCAGTGCGGAAGCTGCTGAGACGGGCCGGCTCGTGGTGTTGGCCGGTGGGGAAGAGGCGGTCGTCGAGCGGATCGCCCCGCTGCTGGGGACGTTGGGCACCGTCCGTCGCTGCGGCGGCTCCGGCCGGGGCGCCGCGTTGAAGCTGGTGCTCAACACCGCGCTGATCACGGCGGTCACCGCGGTCGCGGACGCCCTCGCCGTCGCGGACGCCGTCGGCGTCGACAGGCGTACGGCCCTCGAGGCGCTCGCCACCGGGCCGCTCGGCGGCGCGGTCGCCCGGGCGACCGCCACGGACGCCGCGTTCGCCGCCGCCCTGGCCGCCAAGGACGCCCGGCTCGCCCTCGACGTGCTCGGCGACGCTCCGGCGCCCCTGCTGCGCGCCGCCGCATCGGCGTTGGCGGCCGCGCGCCATCCGGAGGGCGACATCGCCCGTCTCACCGACACCGCCGCAGCCGAGGAGAGTTAG
- a CDS encoding LysR family transcriptional regulator, with translation MQLNALQVFRAVAEHGSITAAARSLRYTQSAVSRQIAALEAETGSPLLDRLPRGVALTEQGRCLLGHAEAVLDRLDTARRDLAALRDLSAGRLRVGAFPTAVAALVPRALASFKSDHPEVALSLVEGLTPGLLERLVAGDADVAVVSAASDQPLDGDQFDLHHLVDETLLVAVPRTHRLAHRRTIRLHDLADESFIAGSATAEETLLRATLPAGFRPRIDIVAAEWTGKLGCVAAGLGVALVPALAVRAAPSDLTLLRLHPDDASVRRIFAATVAGRSRPPAVRRFLSHLDRAAGLSEAGK, from the coding sequence ATGCAGCTGAACGCGCTCCAGGTCTTCCGCGCCGTCGCCGAGCACGGCTCCATCACGGCTGCGGCCCGCAGCCTGCGCTACACCCAGTCGGCGGTGTCCCGACAGATCGCCGCGCTGGAAGCCGAGACCGGGTCGCCGTTGCTGGACCGGTTGCCGCGCGGCGTCGCCCTGACCGAGCAGGGCCGTTGCCTGCTCGGCCACGCCGAGGCGGTGCTCGACCGGCTGGACACCGCCCGGCGGGATCTGGCGGCGCTGCGCGACCTGTCCGCCGGCCGGTTGCGGGTCGGCGCGTTCCCCACGGCGGTCGCCGCGCTTGTGCCACGTGCTCTGGCCAGCTTCAAGTCCGACCATCCCGAGGTGGCCCTGTCGCTTGTCGAAGGGCTCACTCCGGGGCTGCTGGAGCGCCTGGTCGCCGGCGACGCCGACGTCGCCGTGGTGAGCGCCGCGTCGGACCAGCCGCTCGACGGCGACCAGTTCGACCTGCACCACCTCGTCGACGAGACGCTTCTGGTGGCCGTCCCCCGGACGCATCGGCTCGCCCACCGGCGGACCATCCGCCTGCATGACCTGGCCGACGAGTCGTTCATCGCCGGCTCGGCGACAGCCGAGGAAACTCTGCTGCGAGCGACCCTACCGGCGGGTTTTCGCCCGCGGATCGACATCGTCGCGGCCGAGTGGACCGGCAAGCTGGGCTGTGTCGCGGCCGGTCTGGGCGTCGCGCTGGTGCCGGCCCTGGCCGTACGCGCCGCTCCATCCGACCTGACCCTGCTCCGCCTGCACCCTGACGACGCCTCCGTCCGGCGGATCTTCGCCGCGACCGTCGCTGGGCGGAGCCGACCACCGGCGGTGCGGCGGTTCCTCAGTCATCTGGACCGGGCGGCGGGCCTGAGCGAAGCGGGCAAGTGA
- a CDS encoding oxidoreductase: MSENLPGGALTPADGLTLSRMGYGAMQLAGPGVFGPPRDREQALAVLREAVDLGVRHIDTSDFYGPFVVNELIREALHPYPKGLHLVTKVGARRGADGSWIMSLEPNDLKAQVRENLDHLGLDVLDVVNLRVGSAHGPEDAPITEQFGALAELREQGLIRHLGLSTVTSAQITEAQAIAPVVTVQNLYNVANRQDDALVDRCAAENIAFAPFFPLGGFTPLQSDTLDSVAARLGASPQQVALAWLLQRSPTIVLIPGTSSVAHLRENMAAADLKLPADAIEELDTIGG, encoded by the coding sequence ATGAGCGAGAATCTTCCCGGCGGTGCCCTCACCCCCGCTGACGGCCTCACACTGAGCCGAATGGGCTACGGGGCGATGCAGTTGGCCGGCCCGGGTGTCTTCGGCCCGCCCCGCGACCGCGAGCAGGCGCTCGCCGTGCTCCGCGAGGCTGTCGACCTGGGCGTCCGGCACATCGACACCAGCGACTTCTACGGGCCCTTCGTGGTCAACGAGTTGATCCGCGAGGCGCTCCACCCGTACCCCAAGGGTTTGCACCTGGTCACCAAGGTCGGCGCGCGCCGCGGCGCCGACGGCTCCTGGATCATGTCGTTGGAGCCGAATGACCTCAAGGCCCAGGTCCGGGAAAACCTCGATCACCTCGGCTTGGACGTCCTCGACGTGGTCAACCTGCGGGTGGGTTCGGCGCACGGCCCCGAAGACGCACCCATCACTGAGCAGTTCGGCGCTCTGGCGGAGCTGCGCGAGCAGGGCCTCATCCGGCACCTCGGGCTCAGCACCGTCACCTCCGCCCAGATCACCGAGGCCCAGGCCATCGCGCCGGTGGTCACGGTGCAGAACCTCTACAACGTCGCCAACCGGCAGGACGACGCCCTGGTCGACAGGTGCGCAGCCGAGAACATCGCCTTCGCGCCGTTCTTCCCGCTCGGCGGGTTCACGCCGTTGCAGTCCGACACGCTCGACAGCGTGGCCGCCCGGCTGGGCGCCTCGCCGCAGCAGGTCGCCCTCGCCTGGCTGCTCCAGCGTTCCCCCACCATCGTGCTGATCCCCGGCACCTCCAGCGTGGCGCACCTGCGGGAGAACATGGCGGCGGCCGACCTGAAACTGCCGGCCGACGCGATCGAGGAACTCGACACCATCGGCGGCTGA
- a CDS encoding helix-turn-helix domain-containing protein translates to MDATNPLGEFLRARREQTRPEDVGLGPGVGLRRVPGLRREEVAMLAGISADYYLRLEQGRERHPSVQVLDALAGVLRLDPEATAYMIGLSRARSRRAARPAVERVPASILHLLRQLSMPAFVQNRYLDILASNPMARALSPNLAPGANRLLAVFLDQAERELFRDWRQAMQSVVGQMRADSGGATDDPRLTALVGELSLKSDCFRQLWARHEVRRREGIVSRLHHPEVGDLDLYCDKLAVAGADGQLLVIYHAEPGTESARSLALLGSIAASTADDAPESVRPGDPARLYPLE, encoded by the coding sequence ATGGACGCAACGAACCCGCTCGGCGAATTCCTGCGTGCCCGCCGTGAGCAGACCCGGCCCGAGGACGTCGGGCTCGGCCCTGGCGTGGGCCTGCGCCGGGTGCCGGGGCTGCGGCGCGAGGAGGTGGCGATGCTGGCCGGCATCAGCGCCGACTACTACCTCCGGTTGGAGCAGGGTCGTGAGCGGCACCCTTCGGTGCAGGTCCTCGATGCCCTCGCCGGAGTGCTGCGGCTGGACCCGGAGGCGACCGCGTACATGATCGGGTTGAGCCGTGCGCGGTCGCGCCGGGCGGCCCGACCGGCCGTCGAGCGGGTGCCGGCCAGCATCCTGCACCTGCTGCGGCAGCTCTCCATGCCGGCGTTCGTGCAGAATCGCTACCTCGACATCCTGGCCTCGAACCCGATGGCGAGGGCGCTGTCGCCGAACCTCGCCCCGGGCGCCAACCGACTTCTCGCGGTGTTCCTGGACCAGGCGGAGCGGGAGCTGTTCCGCGACTGGAGGCAGGCGATGCAGAGCGTGGTGGGGCAGATGCGTGCCGACTCGGGCGGCGCCACCGACGACCCACGGTTGACGGCTCTGGTGGGGGAGTTGTCACTCAAGAGCGACTGCTTCCGCCAGCTGTGGGCGCGTCACGAGGTGCGTCGGCGGGAGGGCATTGTCAGCCGGCTGCACCACCCCGAGGTGGGCGACCTCGACCTGTACTGCGACAAGCTCGCGGTGGCGGGCGCCGACGGGCAGCTTCTGGTGATCTACCACGCCGAGCCCGGTACGGAGTCCGCCCGCTCGTTGGCGCTGCTCGGCTCGATTGCCGCCAGCACCGCGGACGACGCGCCGGAGAGCGTCCGACCCGGTGACCCGGCTCGCCTCTATCCGCTGGAGTGA